Part of the Misgurnus anguillicaudatus chromosome 25, ASM2758022v2, whole genome shotgun sequence genome, aatgtgttaatcacacaaaaacaagaGGTAAAGATATTGTGCATAAAAAATCAAGTCTGCTTTTAGaccattaatattattttacagACTTGGTGCTTTTCAGTACTCTGAtgggaatttaaaaaaatgggattTGGATGCATTACATGCATctgatatttaatatatttaattatcatgaaaatatgaaaaagtcacattttagGAAATCATTATGGTTCCGAAAACAAAAtacactttaatttttttaagaataaaaaATGACAGGGATGTTCATTACATTCACTTGAACATATAAACAGCTTCACATTATTTGTCATAATGATCTTTAACATGTTTATGATAAAGTATATAAAGCATTTTTACTCTGAACTCCTACATTTTATATACAGCACAAAACACAGATGAAATGAGTTCAGTCATTGTCTACACACCAGCGTATGTGCCGTTATAATAGAAAGGTTTGTCTGAGACGCAGTGACCTACGACCTCTGGAGTCCATCTCTGAACCTTCGGCTGACCCTTTTCATCCGGTCGAACAATGACGGTGCTGCGGGACGCAAGCGACGGGTCCTCATCAAAAAAGTTGAAGGGACGCAGGAAAAATCCCACAGCGTTTCCTGGAGTTGCCGTGTTGGGAATGTCTTCAGAGTGAGGAATGTGAAGGAATCCCACCGTCACCCAGGCAACCAAATCCTGTAGGCAAATACATCATTTGTTAACACTCAACTTAATGTCCTTTGCACTGTTGCAATGTGTGTGGTTTTATATGtaaatacagtatatatgcACTGCTTGTTTGGTGATGTTTGTAGTTGTCTTTTCAGACACATATGTTCCCTCTTGTTAAGTTCAGAAGAAGTTCAGAAAAGTAGTTGATTTATGAATAAACTAAGTAGTTAACATTACTTTTAAAGGTACACCATGTAAATTTTTGCAGCATCAAGTGGTGAGATTTTGGCCCAGTCCAAAGCTCACAAAGTTGCAAAGAGAAGCTACATTAGACTTCACACACCAAACATTTGAGGCAAATATGAGACAAATACGCGCTCTTTAGAgtagtttgtccatttagggctcctgtagaaacatgacggctcAAAATGatgactttcatgtaaggggacctgcgTTGTTTGTAGATAAAATGGCCCATTCAAAGGTAATAAAAGCAATACCGTTCAGTTTGTAAGGTCTTTGTACAATACTAATAATATTGTTAtgtatactatattgcatttctgtcaagagatccttttaaaagttacacaatgcacctttaaaatacattCAGCTGTTAttcaacaacataaaatacacatgGTCAAACCTTAAagtcacaaaattaaaattaaaatgagaaactGTAATTTTTAAGGGAATATTGTGGggtttttttacaaatgacttatctgtgagcttcattattatgattttttatatttttttaattcacagAAGGTGCGTTAGTTCAGTGACAACACATTGAATGTGTCGTCCCTATATTAACACaccttctgtgttattattcattgtgccgcccaccacggtcctgcgatgttagatcagaaatgtcttgtctgcaagtgttcatttatcactaaatagagtaacgcgagtaaccaactcatttaaatttcagtaattgtaactgcgttacttgatttaaaaaaatactttgttacatgtttattaccgctaaaagcagtggaattacagtaacagaattaattgtaacatgttactcccatcactgtttttaacacaacttgtgttgtctctttcatttattttaacatgaaataactcATTAAATGGCATTACACAcacaatatgtaaaaaaaataattttttgcagtgtgtctTCATGATCTTTCATTAAAAACTCAAATCTCCTctcctcctcaaaacgatctctctttacttccaaTCATATgttatggcaggtgggcggggtcctgGAAAAGATTTCAGCAAATAGCAACAACAcaacttcaaacaatccaatcCGTTCTCAGTGGGAgaattcaagtccagccctaactttttttcatttcagaaacCTTTTCATATATGTCACCATGGGAAAATAAAACAACTACTTTAATTTCATGCCGACTTTAAATGGAAGCTCCTAAACTGTGAAATGATCTGCCTGTTGGACATGCCCCTTCATTATCTTTATCATAACTTTATCTTATCTTAAAACTTATCTTTTATCCTTGGCCTTTGACATCTGATGTTGACATTCTGCTTTATCTATTTTACATTGTCTTActatgtattggttttattgtttgtttagcACTTTGTTTAACTTTGGTTGTTTGGTAATGCTCTATAAATaaggtttgagttgagttaaatGTGACTTTTGAAACTGTTGTGTGTCTTATCAATGTAAAAGCTCTTCCAGCAGCACCAGATGGCTCAACAGCTTCTTCTCCCTCCAGGCTGTGAGATTTAATCctatttcatgcattcagaCTAAGGCCACATCTACATATAGCCAGGTATTTAGAGAAACAAATATTTCCCCGCCTCCGTAATCAATaataatatgaagagtttctttgcaaaacgagatcagaaatctcgttttttggttgtgcattccaattaatatcaatgcaacagcagttggtttgttttgatttaaaccttcataacttaaaaaatacagctaagtagcaccataaaaaacaaaataataacatgataacataataataaacatgttttgacacaaatgtaaaaaaatgaatttatctcgttttgcaacgaaactcttcatatcgtGCACACAACATTGTTTTCAAAAAACTTGTCATTTACACCAACCTGCATAAATATGCCGTCAAGCACCATAATAACTATGCCAAACCTATGGGCGGCAGTGTAGGTAGAGGAATAAAGCCATGCAAGCCAATCAAAATCCTCAGAATTGACACCAACGAATAACACGAGCGACTTCCTGTTCCTTTCAAAACAGCAAACATAGGATGCTCACATGACGTTAAGCATTTTCTGGCACATAATGTGACGTTTCAGAACCTAAAACCCTGTTTCTCCCCATTTGAGACGGCAACACATAGCCGGGTTTATCAGAAATCTCCACTTTGGCcgaatgtttaaaaaaatcattttctgtGATAAAATAGGGCTTTTGTGTAAATGAGAGGCCAAACTGCAGGGAAATATCTGCGTCTTTCCTTTGTGTAAACAGGCGATTATTAACAAAGTTTAATTGGAGTTGTAATgctcatgctaaacaaatgcaaaatgtaaaaaaagcgtttgacagagtatttctgGGCGAAACTAACTCCTTCTCTTTCctacaagtttcagaaagttttttttcaagcaTGGGTACTTGTTACGTATCATTAACCTTACATTCCTCATAAGGGCTCTTCCCCTGGGAAGACACGCCCACACGTCAATCACAGTGAGAGTGAACGAGGATGCTCATTAGCATTGTTCCTTCGAGTAAAAGTCACAGGAATCACTGCAcacgacagctttgttttatatcaagaatCAAACAATAGCACAAAAGAAGTGGGTTTGtagatgtaaggagaagaaaccCTTGTTCAGATTTCCAAGTAAGCCAGCCTTATAGAAACAAttgatatagtttgtttatctggggtagcagtggagttttgcatgcgtgtttgtttaacgctggatttcattgaaatggGGCGGTCCCAACCGGTTCATGAGTCACAGGTGGTAAGTAAAACTGGATCAAATGTCTGTGATTTGTTGGCAATCGGCgtgtaagtgcatataatgtaaacacaaacatgtagtgaatcataagttatacagagatagtgggataaagttttgtttgtgttgcttGCTTGTGATTCGCTCCTAGCGGTGAACGCCTCCAAGATCTTGTGCTTTTCTGGAAAGAATCTCTAGAGCTGATCcgtcttttataaatctaataaaactaaatactcttcagagatatgaaggatgtaatactactctagaGGTACTCAGGATTAACGTGAGATGAGAAGAAACATtctgtgttatgtgagctttaaggtTTATCCTTTATGTTGTTGCAATGTGTTCAGTTGTGCACTGTGtgattatatttatgtatactTGTATAGTGTATAGATTTAAAAGCATTACTTCTTTAGCATTGGCCAGcatgcataaaaaatgtatgtaggCCTACTATGTGCTCTTGAATAATTGTATTGTCAATATCATGTGGTCCTGTGACAACTCTGAAACACAACATTATTAAATGTCTtttgtttctgtagctcagttaATAGAATATCATTTTAGCAACACAAGTTGCGGGTTTGATTACTGGGAAACAAAGATGCAGTCTGACAtactgataaataaatgtatagacTCTATGACTTGTCAGTCGCTTTGATAACATGAATTTGTAATTTTCACATGTGAATGTATTATTCCATGTTACCCAACACAACAGTCACTTTTAAAATTAACCACATTATAAGATTTTGTTATATGACAAAATTTGTATAATTATACACTAATATTGGAAAAATAGCATTTGTTGCTGTCTTtgtgacatcacttcctgttCCTCTTGCATACAGTTTTAGGTTTGAAGCTctgttattttagattttaaatcTTTTTGTTTATCTTTTTCTGTTTATTATTTGTTCACTATCATGGTAATTTTTTCTCTGAATAGATCATCTAAAAATCTTACATTGCTTTTGTTTGTTATTCTCCTGTTTAAATTGAGACTGTGTCTGTAGACCCTCATCtgtgctctgcacattttgtttaCCTGGTTAACAATGTTTTCATTGTTGCGAATAAAGTCCTCGAAAGAAACAAGAGGTTCCCAGGGTTCATTCTGGGTGTAAATGCTGCTGCTGGTGGTCTCGCTGTCTTTGTGTCTGGTTACAGCCAATTGATATCTGCAGTCAGAGAAGAGAAAACAAACTTCTTCAGAATGCACAAGAGAGACTTAAAAGTTAACTTTTGCGACATATTTGTGaccatgtctgtgaaatccaggctaaagtctcataattgaATGATGAAATTTTACATGTCTTTACAGAGTGTGCTAtccagtctcatgtagatgtgtataaatagcacgaagtgtgaaatcgtgcaatacatacaccaaattccaatttggcgtgcatatgatacgtcagtccttcccattcacttaaacggtgcatctttttttgtcattttatttattgctttctctttttatcctgtttttttttctgtttgggtttagggttagatttgagatttgcctaaggaggttatttaatatacaggtttctccatgtttttgtctatatttaagccatggttgcttggagttggggttagaattggggtttgggttaggatgtcatttttataaaacaaaaagttgttctaaccctaaacataagcgaaaaaaatagcaaaaaaatggagaaaccaataaataaaactacaaaaaaagaTGTGgtatttaagtgaatgggaaggactgccgtatcatatgcacgccaaagtaaAATTTgctgtatgtattgcacgattttcacacttcgtgctatttatacacatctccgtgagactgggtttgACTGGGTCACATGTTTAAAAACCCTTTaatctctcttttctctctccTTAAACAGGTTGTGTCTCTAAAAAACATCATTTGTAAGCTAACCCAGCAGGCATATGACTGACCTTCAACATTGAAATATTGTTGAAAcaatgtcagttcttgtttcaaagttattaaccttttgcaaccgtttagcattaactgtacaacagttaatgctaaacggttgcaaaaggttaataaaatgtttaaaaaccaGCATTAAAGTTTGGttaaaataatgtcagttgtttgttcccctgctgaaaaaaccagcatcaaaccagcatgaaccagcatgggaattatgctggtctatgctggtttagctggtggtcacagcataccagcaccaaaacacaacatatgctggtatgaccagcatgggatgctggtgctaatgctggtttagctggtgttaatgctggtgctgatgctggtgctaatgctggtgctgatgctggtgttcacaagcaaaccagcaccaaaacacaacatatgctggtcttgctggtatgctgtttttttcagcagggtcaACATTGattcaatttgcaaaatcctagGCAATTCAACGTTGATTCAACTTTGTCCTTGACATCAATGGCTGGGAAAAGTATCTTTGTGTAAGTACTTCTCATACTATTGCTTTAAGTCACTTTgagtaaaagcatctgctaaatgctaaaatataaaCGCTGCTCACCTTGACCATGCAATACCATTTTCCTCTCTCCATCCTCGTGGCAGAACACTGTTCCCATGTGAGTAATACTGAATCCGATAACCCCTCTTATGACCCCACTTGTTGTTTTGGTTTTGATTGTAAAAGTGCAGGTATTTGGGGAACTTCTTTCCAAAGCGGAAAGCAGCGCTGCGTTCAGTTTGGTGCTGCGTCCGGTGAAGTTTGGATTGGAGGATGGTGTGCTCTGGACTCCAGGGGTTGGTGAAGTTGACATATTTTAGATCAATAGTCTCAAAGCTGTTGTCCCTCCCTGTACAAACAGACAGAAGTAAAAGTTACACAATTGGCTGGTATTTGCCACCACTGGTTCACAAAAGAGATTTTTATTTGAGTTCAGATTCAACAGAAAGATAAAGCAAGAACACACCTGCAATGTCAAGGTCCACTTTGTAATGAATCAGGTGGGTGTGAATGTTACCAAGTACGTAGTTGTAAACCTTGGCTCCATAGTCCAGTCCGTTTTCTGTAAAGAACGTTGCATGAATGTACCCAGTGGCGCTCACTCTGGACTCCATCACGCCATTTTGATAAAAGATAAAGTCCCAGATGTAGTCGTAGTTGTACACTGTAGACGTGGTTCTAATCACCAGAATCTGGTTTTCAAGACctccaaaaaaattaaaacctcCTTGGAAGTTGCTATTGAAGTGTCTCCTCAGTGGAAGTCCTGTGGTCATTTCAAAGATGCAAAGTGCATTTCTGTAACGTACAGGTTTGTCTGTGTCATAGTAATGGTAAAGGTCCACAAAATGAGCAATTTCTGGACAATCTATCCCCGGAGCCAGCTCAAAATCTGAGGTGCCCATCATCCAACCCGCATCAATGTATTTGGTCTGCATGGCGGCCGGCGTATCTCCAGAGTAAAAGGCGATAGCTTCTTGCAGACTGATCTCATAGGCAATTCTCTCCCCATTGAAGCGAAGGTCAAAGATCTGCAATCCAGCAGAAGACCGAACTCTGTAGGCAAATGACCATCCGGCATATTCCACAAAATTCCCATCCACTTGAAATCTGCGGCCTTGGGGTTCCACAAGCTTCGCTCCGTGGATGTTCgtccgtgtgtttgtgtgtcccCGAGGAATGTAAGTGGAAAACAGATCTTCCTCATCGTGCTCAGGCAGCTTGTGTTTAGAGATTGTCCCCTTCTCATACATCTCCACAAATTCATCCAGGCTGTCAAAATACTGCCCGTTATACCAAACCTTCTCCACCGTCCATTTTTTCGGATCCAAATCCTTGTGGTTAATGAGAATCTCAAAGCCCACGGGGTGAATAAAGTAACCTTCCACAAACTTCTGTAACATAACCCAACTCCTTCTCTCTCCTGACTCTAAACCTCGGGGAGCAATGTCCGAGAACGTCAGACAGCGGTCGGTGCAGTTACCGAAGGTAAACCCGGTGCTCTCGTGCAGAATCTTGTTGATTTTTTTCCCTACTTTCTCCAACACTTTATACAGGTGTTCATACTCCACAGCTGTAATCGGCCTTCCCTCAAAGCGAATGAGCCGGTCACCCTTAAAAGTCTTGAGTTGATAGGATCTCGGGTATGGCAAGGGGCTGACGATGTACTCCGTCACGTTCGGTTTTGCTTGGTTACCAAACTGCACCACCACTCGTGCCTGCCGTGGAGGTTTGGCCTGACCTCTGTCCAGCGCTCGGAGGGCCTCGTGTTTGCGAGGGACATGAAGCTCCATAAGAAGGATGCTGTTCTTCTTTAAGGACTTGTCCCGTGCTGAGATGAGACCCAGCTCGCTGCAGGAGTACAGGTAATCTCTCACGGCATTCATCTCTCGAGGACTGAGATCGGCAAACATCGTGGCTCCGTGATGAGCCCACTCCCTTGATCTCGATGCAGCAGTGCCTGCGGCCAAAGAAGCCACAAGCAGCATCCACCAGAACCGCATGTTGGCTCCTGCacaaatcaaacaataaaattattttattcattgcATTAGAAGGTCATGGaaacacatgctgataaaactGTTTACCttataagtcactttggataaaagcatccgCCAAATGCATTAAAGTAAATGTATTGCAAAAATAAGCAAGGCTTTGCAGGGATGAGCTTACGTTACAATATGTAAAGCGGCTTAAGCTTTAATATGTTCATTGTATGTTGAACCTGTGCCAAATTATAGTAATAAAGACATAAAATAATCTAACCTACTCTATCTCTTACCATTGCATTGCATGCTTCCATATAATCCTGCGCTTTCTTCACTAAGATCGGAGAAAGATTAACTAAAAAACTGACTGGATTTTACAACACCAGTGAGGTATGTCTGCAATCTGCACACTTCACCCTTGAGATATCGTTTTGTTCTGTTTGCAAAGGGCTATAAAATTTACAAGCTGTAAATTGTTCGTTGAACGAGCAAAATGTGTTCGTTTAAAATCGTTTTTATTGTCTTGGTTTTCTTTATTCTGCACACTCTATTTCTATCACATTCTGCATTTGTGACGATTTGATAACACTATTATGTAACCCTCGACATAAACATCCACTTCACCTTGTAATTACAATCTAAATAAAGGAGAAATGATGTGACATGAATGATCTTACCTTTTAATGCTCGATGAATCTGCAGAAAATGTGTGCTGTGCTGCAgtgatgtgtttttttaatcatcCAGCAGATTCTGGGTTCTTCTTCTAAATGTCGTTTCTCTGCCGTTCTGCATTTATCAACCACCCCACCGCTCACCAATAGAAGGTGATTGGCCAGAAGAAAGCCATAAAACCTTACAGGAACCAAAGCTGAAGAGATGATTGATGACTCTGCTTGTGTCAtcactgcactgcaaaaaatgattttcaagaaaaacttttcttagtatttttgtattgttttcagtaaaaatatctaaatattcttaaattaagatgctttttcttgatgagcaaaatgaaccaagaaaataagtctagtttttagatcaaaaatatcaaatttaattgatattaatttgattttgtgcataaaacaagccccaatggggtaagcacatttttcttgaatttttcttgaatttagtgtttaagaaaaattttcaatatttttttttttgcttatttgcttgttttatgcacaaaatcacttaaatttgatattttgatttaaaaactagacttatatttttgggtcattttgcacatcaagaaaaagcatcttaatttaagatttttagatatttttactaaaaacaagacacaaaTACTAATGCTCACGCAGCTTTTACATGCtcacaaaatgaaataaaaataaaagaggtGGAGAGCTgcttcagttttatcaatgaaagcttaAAGATCATGATGAACACTGTTGGTTAGCGCTAGAAGTCATGTCCAAtggtaaaacattgtgctcggtaCATCAGATTAGATCAAGAGACAGAGAGTGGTAATTTGTGTTGGTATTCTtggtttgcattttaaaggggtACTGCATTAGCATAAGGGGGACAGGTCTAAAGGAACAGAATACATTTTCATTGCTGATACTGTTGTGTGTTCACTTCAACTCTGATGAACCCCGAGTGCTTTGTTACTACTTTGATTAAGGCAACGTTTAAACGGAAACGATCTGAAGAgaaatctgcgtgcatatggtgacgcaaaagtgtgtgatattcgatgtagtatgcactcccacagctaggtggcaatgtgaagcactgacacacaacaacaccaagtccacgcgcctgcgtacaaccttcttccttgttctcaaagccgtctggtttgcctcaAATTGGTGCATCAACAATTTGATAGAAATAATTAATGCACCTTCTCTGTTtagtaatactagctgtgaatatttcgtacaactgctggaaagactcttgtatatttatcagagctgctatggcaacttgagGGTCAGACATATGAAAATAATCCAACATGTTTGtggttattttcctgaactggcgcatgGCTGTGACGTTAATGCGTACGCATTTTTACCCTTAAGAACGGAACGCGACGGTagagcgtttttaagatttccacacTGGAGgctggtttcacttttttgcgttttgAAGCCCCAAAAACGCAGTcgccgtgtaaacgaaaggcacctcccataaaatattttttcgtTTTTACCCTTgagcgttctcgtgtaaacagggcctaaatAAATTACTTCTTCATTCAGATCTTCAACGTCCTCATCATTTTTTCTTATACtatgtatatactgtaaaacatttatacatttaatgacAGTGTGAAtgagtttattaaaaaaaagtaaaatagtaacagtaaatatatatacattttaaatgcaattcAGGTCACATATGTTATATCGATCGCTCGTGTACTTATTAATGAAAAAAACTTCCTCCAAAATCTGACAGATGATGTAAATGATGTTATGTGCAGCTGGAATCAGAAAAAAACAGCCAACAGTTATTGCACCATAGCCAATGTTATACATCAACATCGAATCATTCATATGTAGTCATGAAATAATgttcagggttgccagatctgcTTAAGAAAACCAGCCCAATATCCAATCATGAACTAGCCCAAATAACTACATTTTAGATTTACAACAAAATCCTTCCACCTTTAACCTGTGAATAAAAAATAAGCGACAACTTTTAAAAAGTAGTCCAGAACCACAGACATGTCAACACAGTACAGTATCTTTTGGTTAATAATTAGTTTGAGTCTTTCACAACTTTATTTTCCAGAGTCAGGATGTAGACTGTCATCTCTCTAAATGACCTGCT contains:
- the aoc1 gene encoding diamine oxidase [copper-containing], producing the protein MRFWWMLLVASLAAGTAASRSREWAHHGATMFADLSPREMNAVRDYLYSCSELGLISARDKSLKKNSILLMELHVPRKHEALRALDRGQAKPPRQARVVVQFGNQAKPNVTEYIVSPLPYPRSYQLKTFKGDRLIRFEGRPITAVEYEHLYKVLEKVGKKINKILHESTGFTFGNCTDRCLTFSDIAPRGLESGERRSWVMLQKFVEGYFIHPVGFEILINHKDLDPKKWTVEKVWYNGQYFDSLDEFVEMYEKGTISKHKLPEHDEEDLFSTYIPRGHTNTRTNIHGAKLVEPQGRRFQVDGNFVEYAGWSFAYRVRSSAGLQIFDLRFNGERIAYEISLQEAIAFYSGDTPAAMQTKYIDAGWMMGTSDFELAPGIDCPEIAHFVDLYHYYDTDKPVRYRNALCIFEMTTGLPLRRHFNSNFQGGFNFFGGLENQILVIRTTSTVYNYDYIWDFIFYQNGVMESRVSATGYIHATFFTENGLDYGAKVYNYVLGNIHTHLIHYKVDLDIAGRDNSFETIDLKYVNFTNPWSPEHTILQSKLHRTQHQTERSAAFRFGKKFPKYLHFYNQNQNNKWGHKRGYRIQYYSHGNSVLPRGWREENGIAWSRYQLAVTRHKDSETTSSSIYTQNEPWEPLVSFEDFIRNNENIVNQDLVAWVTVGFLHIPHSEDIPNTATPGNAVGFFLRPFNFFDEDPSLASRSTVIVRPDEKGQPKVQRWTPEVVGHCVSDKPFYYNGTYAGV